The following are from one region of the Noviherbaspirillum sedimenti genome:
- a CDS encoding glutamate synthase subunit beta — protein sequence MGKVTGFLEFQRLQEASEAPKSRMKHYKEFTVHLSDAAAKVQGARCMDCGIPFCNNGCPVNNIIPDWNDLVYHGNYRQALDTLHSTNNFPEFTGRICPAPCEAACTLGINSDAVGIKSIEHFIIDKGWENGWVTPQPATSKTGKKVAVVGAGPAGLAAAQQLARAGHDVTVFEKNDRVGGLLRYGIPDFKMEKSHIDRRVEQMKAEGVTFRTGVLVGKDFPANVLNWAKETISPEQLDKEFDAVVIAGGAENPRDLPVPGRELKGVHFAMEFLPLQNKVNAGDKLKDQILATGKHVVVIGGGDTGSDCVGTSNRHGAVGVTQFELMPTPPEEENKPLVWPYWPYKLRTSSSHEEGCERDWAVTTKRLEGKNGKVEKLIAARVEWKDGKMVEVPGSEFEIKADLVLLAMGFVSPVAQVLDAFGVDKDARGNARATTDGEACYQTSVPKVFAAGDMRRGQSLVVWAIREGRQCARAVDEYLMGSSVLPR from the coding sequence ATGGGAAAAGTAACCGGTTTTCTGGAATTCCAACGCTTGCAGGAAGCAAGCGAAGCGCCTAAGTCGCGCATGAAACATTACAAGGAATTTACCGTCCATTTGAGCGATGCCGCCGCCAAGGTGCAAGGCGCGCGCTGCATGGATTGCGGCATTCCGTTCTGTAACAATGGATGTCCGGTCAACAACATCATCCCCGACTGGAATGACCTGGTCTATCATGGCAATTACCGCCAGGCGCTCGATACGCTGCATTCGACCAACAACTTCCCGGAATTTACCGGCCGCATTTGCCCGGCGCCCTGCGAAGCTGCGTGCACGCTCGGCATTAACAGCGACGCCGTCGGCATCAAGTCGATCGAGCATTTCATCATCGACAAGGGCTGGGAAAATGGCTGGGTCACGCCGCAGCCGGCAACAAGCAAGACCGGCAAGAAAGTCGCCGTGGTCGGTGCCGGCCCGGCGGGTCTTGCCGCTGCCCAGCAACTGGCGCGCGCCGGTCACGACGTCACCGTCTTCGAAAAGAATGACCGCGTCGGCGGCTTGCTGCGTTATGGCATTCCCGACTTCAAGATGGAAAAGTCGCACATCGACCGCCGCGTCGAGCAAATGAAAGCCGAGGGCGTGACTTTTCGTACCGGTGTATTGGTCGGCAAGGATTTTCCCGCCAATGTCCTCAACTGGGCCAAGGAAACCATTTCGCCGGAACAGCTGGACAAGGAATTCGACGCTGTCGTGATTGCAGGTGGTGCCGAAAACCCGCGCGACCTGCCGGTGCCCGGCCGTGAATTGAAGGGCGTGCATTTCGCCATGGAATTCCTGCCGCTGCAAAACAAGGTCAACGCCGGCGACAAGCTGAAAGACCAGATCCTGGCCACCGGCAAGCACGTGGTGGTGATCGGCGGCGGCGACACCGGTTCCGATTGCGTCGGTACTTCCAACCGCCATGGCGCCGTCGGCGTGACCCAGTTCGAACTGATGCCGACCCCGCCGGAAGAGGAAAACAAGCCGCTGGTGTGGCCGTACTGGCCGTACAAGCTGCGTACCTCGTCTTCGCATGAAGAAGGCTGCGAGCGCGACTGGGCCGTGACCACCAAGCGCCTGGAAGGCAAGAACGGCAAGGTCGAAAAGCTGATCGCTGCCCGTGTCGAGTGGAAAGATGGCAAGATGGTTGAAGTGCCAGGTTCCGAATTCGAAATCAAGGCCGACCTGGTGCTGCTGGCCATGGGCTTCGTCTCGCCTGTTGCGCAAGTGCTGGATGCCTTTGGCGTCGACAAGGATGCGCGCGGCAATGCCAGGGCCACCACTGACGGCGAAGCTTGCTACCAGACCTCGGTACCGAAAGT